A stretch of DNA from Microbacterium croceum:
CGTGATCCGCAGCCGCGAGACCGAGCTCACCGAGAAGGTGCGCACATCCACCGCGCAGCGTGAAGGTGCGGTCCGCGCGGCTGATCTCGAGCGCACCCGGATCGAGCGGGATCTGCACGACGGCGTGCAGCCGCGTCTGGTGTCGGTCGGCATGACGCTCGGGCTGGCACAGCAGAAGATCGACAACGACCCGGACACCGCCAAGGAGTTGATCGCCGAGGCGCACACCTCCACCAAGGCTGCGATCACCGAGCTGCGGCAGCTCGCCCGCGGCATCCATGCCTCGGTCCTCGACGATCGCGGACTGGACGCGGCGTTGTCGGCACTCGCCGGCCGCTCGCACATCCCCGTCAGTCTCGATGTGCGGATGGACGGGCGGTGCAGTCGCGAGGCCGAGGCCGCCGTGTACTTCTCCATCGCGGAGTCCCTCACCAATGCGGCGAAGCACTCGCGAGCGAGTGAGGCTCGTGTCACCGTGCGCATCCGCGAAGGGAACACCCTCTGGGCACGCGTCGAGGACAACGGCATGGGCGGCGCGCAGCTGCAGCCCGGCGGCGGACTCGACGGCATCGCCAACCGGGTGCTCGCGGCAGGCGGCACCTTCCGACTCGACAGCCCTCAGGGCGGTCCGACCAGCCTGGAGGTGAACGTGCCATGCGCATCCTGATCTGCGAGGACTCCGTCCTGCTGCGCGAAGGTCTCGTCCGCCTCCTCGAAGACGCCGGTCATGTCGTCGTCGCGGCTCTCCCCGACACCGCCGGTCTGGCCGACGCAGTCGCCGGCAGCGACCCGGAGCTCTGCATCCTCGATGTGCGGCTTCCCCCGACCTTCACGGACGAGGGCATCCGCGCAGCACTCGGATTGCGGTCCACCCACCCGTCGCTGGCGATCCTGGTGCTCTCGCAGTACGTCGAGGAGCGCTACGCGTCGGATCTGATCGCCGCGCAGGGCGGGCCGCTCGGCTACCTACTCAAGGACAGGGTCGCCGACGTCTCGGAGTTCCTCGCCTCGGTGCAGCGCATCGCGGAGGGAGCCACCGTGCTCGACCCCGAG
This window harbors:
- a CDS encoding sensor histidine kinase — protein: MTTQTATAPPVTAAKPPLCIFTTILHLAGVGVIGGMIFSALGGLLGTGLGLLFAAGVGAVLLVGLVYALFGVGWFEVARVGELYRTPIAPLALRRRDRPGFGGWLRSLGRQAIDGRMWRAVANLAIAAILGLIVLRLFWAVVWSVFLIFAPITSTDTVLGAFGGGIPVDLAPLIGILGIAVSVVGMIGLALLHRTLALAIVIRSRETELTEKVRTSTAQREGAVRAADLERTRIERDLHDGVQPRLVSVGMTLGLAQQKIDNDPDTAKELIAEAHTSTKAAITELRQLARGIHASVLDDRGLDAALSALAGRSHIPVSLDVRMDGRCSREAEAAVYFSIAESLTNAAKHSRASEARVTVRIREGNTLWARVEDNGMGGAQLQPGGGLDGIANRVLAAGGTFRLDSPQGGPTSLEVNVPCAS
- a CDS encoding LuxR C-terminal-related transcriptional regulator, which codes for MRILICEDSVLLREGLVRLLEDAGHVVVAALPDTAGLADAVAGSDPELCILDVRLPPTFTDEGIRAALGLRSTHPSLAILVLSQYVEERYASDLIAAQGGPLGYLLKDRVADVSEFLASVQRIAEGATVLDPEVVAQLLTRRNRDDRMLRLTERERTVLALIAEGKSNQAIAALLFLSEASVEKNITAIFQKLGFEQDESGNRRVLAALAHIENTGGPTPPTGQTGVAR